One segment of Clostridium ljungdahlii DSM 13528 DNA contains the following:
- the rpoB gene encoding DNA-directed RNA polymerase subunit beta, translating to MVHPVQVGKRTRMSFSRLKEIGHMPNLIEVQLDSYNWFLKEGLQEVFDDINPIQDYTANLNLEFVGYKLDMDNIKYSVEECKERDATYAAPLKVKVRLINKETGEVKEQEVFMGDFPLMTEQGTFIINGAERVIVSQLVRSPGVYYDLSVDKTGKNLFSSTVIPNRGAWLEYETDSNNVIYVRIDKTRKLPITILIRAMGYGTDAEITNFFGEDERLKATIEKDNTKTHEEALLEIYKRLRPGEPPTVDSAQSLIESLFFDAKRYDLSRVGRYKFNKKLSLHLRIANQIAAQDVVNPDTGEILIQKGEKINREKAVEIQQCGINVVDIQIEDIVLRVIGNNFVDIRSFIDFDIDDLNIKESVHYPTLKKILDNYSDEESIKEQIRKNIHELIPKHIVRDDMYATISYELGLAYGVGHTDDIDHLGNRRLRSVGELLQNQFRIGLSRMERVVKERMTIQDQEVITPQALINIRPVAASIKEFFGSSQLSQFMDQTNPLSELTHKRRLSALGPGGLSRERAGFEVRDVHHSHYGRMCPIETPEGPNIGLINSLATYARVNQYGFIETPYRKVDKENKRVTNEIVYMTADEEDEYLIGRANEPIDENGNFIDNKITVRDKEDVIVVPGQDVDYMDVSSRQLVSVATAMIPFLENDDASRALMGSNMQRQAVPLLKPQAPIVGTGIEYKAAVDSGVLPKARNAGVVSYVCANEVRVKRDSDGGTDIYRLLKFQRSNQCTCINQRPIVEKGEVVKKGTVLADGPSTDLGEIALGKNIRMGFTTWEGYNYEDAMLISEELVKKDVFTSIHLEEYESEARDTKLGPEEITRDIPNVGEDALKDIDERGIIRIGAEVRAGDILVGKVTPKGETELTAEERLLRAIFGEKAREVRDTSLRVPHGEAGIIVDVKVFTRENGDELSPGVNKLVRCYIAQKRKISVGDKMAGRHGNKGVISRVLPEEDMPFLPDGRPLQICLNPLGVPSRMNIGQVLEVHLGWAASKLGWHVATPVFDGATEEDILECLKKAGYREDGKTILYDGRTGEEFNRPVTVGYMYILKLAHLVDDKIHARSTGPYSLVTQQPLGGKAQFGGQRFGEMEVWALEAYGAAHTLQEILTVKSDDVVGRVKTYEAIVKGENIPEPGIPESFKVLIKELQALCLDVKVLNDNKEEIKLKESVDEEMEKLDVNIEGKEDSTDLPQEQNDDYNTEQEENNDSENDSDEDLDLDYEDLTLDDLQSDLEIDDFNDEH from the coding sequence ATGGTACATCCTGTCCAGGTTGGTAAAAGAACAAGAATGAGCTTTTCCAGACTTAAAGAAATAGGCCACATGCCTAATTTAATTGAGGTTCAGCTAGATTCCTACAATTGGTTTTTGAAAGAAGGATTACAAGAGGTATTTGATGATATTAATCCTATTCAAGATTATACTGCTAACCTTAATTTGGAATTTGTAGGATATAAGTTAGATATGGATAATATCAAATATTCTGTAGAGGAATGTAAAGAAAGAGATGCAACTTACGCAGCACCTTTAAAAGTAAAAGTAAGGCTAATTAACAAAGAAACTGGTGAAGTTAAAGAGCAAGAAGTTTTTATGGGAGATTTCCCTCTTATGACGGAGCAAGGAACCTTTATAATTAATGGTGCAGAGAGAGTTATAGTTAGCCAACTTGTAAGATCACCAGGTGTATATTATGATCTTTCAGTTGATAAAACAGGAAAAAATCTTTTTTCTTCAACTGTAATACCTAATAGAGGAGCTTGGCTAGAATATGAAACTGACTCTAACAATGTAATATACGTTAGAATAGATAAAACTAGAAAGTTACCCATAACTATTCTTATTAGAGCCATGGGTTATGGTACAGACGCAGAAATTACTAATTTCTTTGGAGAGGATGAAAGGCTAAAAGCCACAATTGAAAAAGATAATACAAAGACTCATGAAGAGGCTTTGCTTGAAATATATAAAAGGTTACGACCGGGAGAACCTCCTACAGTGGATAGTGCCCAATCACTAATTGAATCTTTATTTTTTGATGCGAAAAGATATGATCTTTCAAGAGTTGGAAGATACAAATTCAATAAGAAGTTATCATTACACCTAAGAATTGCTAATCAGATAGCAGCACAGGATGTAGTTAATCCAGATACAGGAGAAATTCTTATCCAAAAAGGTGAAAAGATAAATAGAGAAAAGGCAGTAGAAATCCAACAGTGTGGAATAAATGTAGTAGATATCCAAATTGAAGATATAGTTTTAAGAGTTATAGGTAATAACTTTGTAGACATACGTAGTTTTATTGACTTTGATATAGATGATTTAAATATAAAAGAAAGTGTTCATTATCCCACTTTAAAGAAAATTTTAGATAATTATAGTGATGAGGAAAGTATTAAGGAACAAATAAGAAAGAACATCCATGAATTAATTCCAAAACATATAGTTAGAGATGATATGTATGCTACCATTAGCTATGAGTTGGGATTAGCATATGGAGTAGGTCATACTGATGACATAGACCATCTTGGAAATAGAAGACTTAGATCTGTTGGTGAATTACTTCAAAATCAATTTAGAATAGGTCTCTCAAGAATGGAGAGAGTGGTTAAGGAAAGAATGACCATACAGGATCAGGAAGTTATAACACCTCAAGCTCTTATAAATATAAGACCAGTAGCTGCGTCTATAAAAGAGTTTTTTGGAAGTTCTCAACTTTCTCAATTCATGGATCAAACTAATCCATTGTCAGAGCTTACCCATAAGAGGAGACTATCTGCTTTAGGACCAGGCGGACTTTCAAGAGAAAGAGCTGGATTTGAAGTCAGGGATGTTCATCACTCACATTATGGAAGAATGTGTCCAATAGAGACGCCAGAAGGACCTAACATAGGACTTATTAACTCTCTAGCTACATATGCAAGAGTTAATCAATATGGCTTTATAGAAACGCCTTATAGAAAAGTAGATAAAGAAAATAAGAGAGTTACAAATGAAATTGTATATATGACAGCAGACGAGGAAGATGAATATTTAATAGGTAGGGCAAACGAGCCTATTGATGAAAATGGTAATTTTATAGATAATAAAATTACAGTTAGAGATAAAGAAGATGTTATTGTAGTACCTGGTCAAGACGTTGATTATATGGATGTGTCTTCAAGGCAATTAGTTTCTGTAGCTACAGCTATGATACCATTCCTTGAAAATGATGATGCCAGCCGTGCACTTATGGGATCAAATATGCAAAGGCAGGCAGTTCCACTTTTGAAACCACAAGCACCTATTGTAGGAACAGGTATTGAATACAAGGCTGCAGTAGATTCAGGAGTACTTCCTAAAGCTAGAAATGCAGGCGTTGTCTCTTATGTATGTGCTAACGAAGTAAGGGTTAAGAGAGACTCAGATGGAGGAACAGATATTTATAGACTTCTTAAGTTCCAGAGATCTAACCAATGCACATGCATCAATCAAAGACCTATAGTTGAAAAAGGGGAAGTAGTTAAAAAGGGAACAGTTTTAGCAGATGGACCTTCTACAGATCTTGGAGAAATAGCACTTGGAAAAAATATTAGAATGGGATTTACAACTTGGGAAGGATATAATTATGAAGACGCAATGCTTATATCTGAAGAGTTAGTAAAAAAAGATGTATTTACATCAATACATCTAGAGGAATACGAATCTGAGGCTAGAGATACAAAATTAGGACCAGAGGAAATTACAAGAGATATACCAAATGTAGGAGAAGATGCATTAAAGGATATAGATGAAAGAGGAATTATAAGAATAGGTGCAGAAGTTAGAGCAGGAGATATATTAGTAGGTAAAGTAACACCTAAGGGGGAAACTGAACTTACAGCAGAAGAAAGGCTTTTAAGAGCAATATTTGGCGAAAAGGCCAGAGAAGTTAGAGATACGTCCCTTAGAGTACCACATGGTGAAGCGGGCATAATTGTAGATGTAAAAGTATTTACAAGAGAAAATGGAGATGAGCTTTCACCAGGAGTTAACAAATTAGTTAGATGTTATATAGCTCAGAAGAGAAAGATATCTGTAGGAGATAAAATGGCAGGAAGACACGGAAATAAAGGTGTTATTTCTAGAGTACTACCAGAGGAAGATATGCCTTTCCTACCAGATGGAAGACCTCTTCAGATATGCTTAAATCCACTTGGTGTACCTTCACGTATGAATATAGGTCAGGTATTAGAAGTTCATTTAGGATGGGCTGCCAGTAAATTAGGATGGCATGTAGCGACTCCAGTATTTGATGGAGCCACAGAAGAAGATATATTGGAATGCTTGAAAAAAGCAGGGTATAGAGAAGACGGAAAAACAATACTATATGATGGTAGAACAGGAGAAGAATTTAATAGGCCTGTAACTGTAGGATATATGTATATCTTAAAATTAGCACATTTGGTTGACGATAAGATCCATGCAAGATCTACAGGACCATATTCGTTAGTAACTCAACAGCCATTGGGTGGTAAAGCTCAATTTGGTGGCCAAAGATTTGGTGAAATGGAAGTTTGGGCATTAGAGGCATATGGAGCAGCTCATACACTTCAGGAAATATTGACAGTTAAGTCAGACGATGTAGTTGGAAGAGTTAAAACTTATGAAGCTATTGTAAAAGGTGAAAATATACCAGAACCGGGAATTCCAGAATCATTTAAGGTTCTGATAAAGGAACTTCAAGCTTTATGCTTGGATGTAAAAGTATTAAATGATAATAAAGAGGAAATCAAACTTAAAGAGTCTGTGGACGAAGAGATGGAAAAACTAGATGTAAATATTGAAGGAAAAGAAGATTCTACTGATTTACCTCAAGAACAAAATGATGACTATAATACTGAGCAAGAAGAAAACAATGATAGTGAAAATGACAGCGATGAAGATCTTGATTTAGATTATGAAGATCTTACTTTAGATGATTTGCAGAGTGATTTAGAAATAGATGATTTTAATGATGAACATTAG
- the rplL gene encoding 50S ribosomal protein L7/L12: MSKEEIIQAIKEMSVLELNELVKACEEEFGVSAAAPVAVAGAAGAGAAAGAEEKTEFDVVLKAAGGEKIKVIKAVREATGLGLKEAKALVDGAPKTLKEAVSKEDAEAMKAKFEEIGAEIELK; encoded by the coding sequence ATGAGTAAAGAAGAAATCATTCAAGCAATAAAAGAGATGAGTGTTTTAGAATTAAATGAATTAGTAAAAGCATGTGAAGAAGAATTTGGAGTAAGTGCAGCAGCACCAGTAGCAGTAGCAGGAGCTGCAGGAGCAGGAGCCGCAGCTGGAGCAGAAGAAAAAACTGAATTTGACGTAGTACTTAAAGCTGCAGGTGGAGAAAAGATAAAAGTTATAAAAGCAGTTAGAGAAGCAACAGGATTAGGATTGAAAGAAGCTAAAGCATTAGTAGATGGAGCTCCTAAGACTTTAAAAGAAGCTGTAAGCAAGGAAGATGCTGAAGCTATGAAAGCTAAATTTGAAGAAATTGGTGCTGAAATAGAATTAAAGTAA
- the rplJ gene encoding 50S ribosomal protein L10, which produces MKKNYREVKEARVQEIKEKMEKAQGVILAKYQGLTVEEDTKLRKELRDAGVEYKVYKNTLALRAAKELGFDQLEDYFIGPISIAFGYEDPTAPARILNDFSKDHKVLELKAGIVQGEIFDENKVKELATVPPKEVLIAKLLGSFKAPLSNFVYALNAIEEKQKSEEA; this is translated from the coding sequence GTGAAAAAGAATTATAGAGAAGTAAAAGAAGCTAGAGTTCAAGAGATTAAGGAAAAAATGGAAAAGGCTCAGGGCGTAATATTAGCTAAATATCAGGGCTTAACTGTAGAAGAGGATACTAAACTTAGAAAAGAATTAAGAGATGCAGGTGTAGAATATAAAGTTTACAAAAACACATTAGCCTTAAGAGCTGCTAAAGAATTGGGATTTGACCAATTAGAAGATTACTTTATAGGTCCAATATCTATAGCATTTGGATATGAAGATCCAACTGCACCAGCAAGAATTCTTAATGATTTTTCAAAAGATCATAAGGTTTTAGAACTAAAGGCAGGAATTGTTCAAGGCGAAATCTTTGATGAAAATAAAGTTAAAGAGCTTGCTACAGTACCACCGAAAGAAGTACTTATTGCAAAATTACTTGGAAGCTTCAAAGCTCCATTATCAAATTTTGTATATGCATTAAATGCAATTGAAGAAAAACAAAAATCAGAAGAAGCTTAA
- the rplA gene encoding 50S ribosomal protein L1: MGKKYVESAKLIDKGTLYEPSEAIELVLKTSKAKFDETIELALKLGVDPRHADQQVRGAVVLPHGTGKKVKVLVFAKGAKVKEAQEAGADYVGAQEYVDKIQKENWFDFDVVVATPDMMGVVGRLGRVLGPKGLMPNPKSGTVTFDVAKAIEEIKAGKVEYRVDKTSIVHVPIGKKSFESQKLLDNFHTLMEAVVKAKPSASKGQYLKSVVISSTMGPGIKINSTKVLD; the protein is encoded by the coding sequence ATGGGAAAAAAGTATGTAGAAAGTGCTAAGCTTATTGATAAAGGTACATTATATGAACCATCAGAAGCTATAGAACTTGTCTTAAAAACATCAAAAGCAAAGTTTGATGAAACAATAGAATTAGCATTAAAGCTTGGAGTAGATCCAAGACATGCAGATCAACAAGTTAGAGGAGCTGTAGTTCTTCCTCATGGAACAGGAAAAAAAGTTAAAGTACTTGTATTTGCAAAAGGCGCTAAGGTTAAAGAAGCTCAGGAAGCAGGAGCAGATTACGTAGGTGCACAAGAATATGTTGATAAGATTCAAAAAGAAAATTGGTTTGATTTTGATGTTGTTGTAGCAACCCCAGATATGATGGGAGTTGTAGGAAGATTAGGAAGAGTGCTTGGACCTAAGGGATTAATGCCAAATCCTAAATCTGGTACTGTTACTTTTGATGTTGCAAAGGCAATAGAGGAGATTAAGGCTGGTAAAGTTGAATATAGAGTAGATAAAACTAGTATAGTTCATGTTCCAATAGGAAAGAAATCTTTTGAATCACAAAAGTTATTAGATAACTTTCATACATTAATGGAAGCTGTAGTAAAAGCAAAACCATCAGCATCTAAAGGTCAATATTTGAAGTCTGTAGTAATATCAAGTACTATGGGACCAGGAATAAAGATAAATTCAACAAAAGTTTTAGATTAA
- the rplK gene encoding 50S ribosomal protein L11, whose translation MAKKVVGMIKLQLPAGKASPAPPVGPALGQHGVNIMGFCKEFNAKTAKQAGFIIPVVITVYQDRSFSFILKTPPAAVLLKKAAGIESGSGVPNKTKVAKVTKEQVRQIAETKMPDLNAASVETAMKMIAGTARSMGITVED comes from the coding sequence ATGGCTAAAAAAGTAGTAGGAATGATAAAACTTCAACTTCCTGCAGGAAAAGCAAGCCCAGCACCACCAGTTGGACCAGCACTTGGACAGCATGGTGTAAACATTATGGGTTTTTGTAAGGAATTCAATGCTAAGACTGCTAAACAAGCAGGATTTATAATTCCAGTAGTAATTACTGTATATCAGGACAGATCTTTTAGTTTTATACTAAAGACTCCTCCAGCAGCAGTATTACTAAAGAAAGCAGCAGGAATAGAAAGTGGATCTGGTGTACCAAATAAAACTAAAGTTGCTAAAGTAACTAAAGAGCAAGTAAGACAGATTGCTGAAACAAAAATGCCAGATTTAAATGCTGCATCAGTTGAAACTGCTATGAAGATGATAGCAGGAACTGCAAGAAGTATGGGAATAACTGTAGAAGACTAG
- the nusG gene encoding transcription termination/antitermination protein NusG: MSDKAKWYVVHTYSGYENKVKVNLEKTIENRNLYDWIDDVQVPMEEQVEIKDGKKKITLKKVFPGYVLIHMIMTDDSWYIVRNTRGVTGFVGPGSKPVPLTDEEVKDMGISEKPVNVDISVGENVKVKSGPLENFLAVIQEINTEKRKIKALVNMFGRETPVELDFNQIEKIE, from the coding sequence ATGTCAGATAAAGCTAAGTGGTATGTAGTTCATACATATTCTGGTTATGAAAATAAAGTTAAAGTTAATCTTGAAAAAACCATAGAAAATAGGAACCTTTATGATTGGATAGATGATGTTCAGGTTCCAATGGAAGAGCAAGTTGAAATTAAAGATGGAAAAAAGAAAATAACTTTAAAAAAAGTATTCCCAGGATATGTTTTAATACACATGATAATGACTGATGATTCTTGGTATATAGTTAGAAATACTAGAGGAGTTACAGGCTTTGTTGGACCTGGTTCTAAACCTGTTCCACTTACTGATGAAGAAGTAAAGGATATGGGAATTAGCGAAAAACCAGTAAATGTAGATATATCAGTAGGAGAAAATGTAAAGGTGAAATCGGGACCGTTAGAGAACTTCTTAGCTGTTATCCAGGAAATAAATACTGAGAAAAGAAAAATTAAAGCTTTAGTTAACATGTTTGGCAGGGAAACTCCTGTTGAACTTGATTTTAATCAAATAGAAAAAATAGAATAA
- the secE gene encoding preprotein translocase subunit SecE gives MGANGDMKKVDKQTALEGGFFNFFKGLVSEFKRITWASKEHTKKATIAVIVFCAIYVVIVGVIDFGFNSLAKIIMK, from the coding sequence ATGGGTGCAAACGGTGATATGAAAAAAGTTGATAAGCAGACAGCACTTGAAGGTGGGTTCTTTAATTTTTTTAAAGGACTAGTATCAGAATTCAAACGGATAACTTGGGCCTCTAAAGAACATACAAAAAAAGCTACAATTGCCGTTATTGTATTTTGTGCTATTTATGTGGTGATTGTTGGAGTTATAGATTTTGGATTTAATTCTTTAGCTAAGATTATTATGAAATAA
- the rpmG gene encoding 50S ribosomal protein L33 has product MRVKVILACTDCKQRNYNTMKNKKNDPDRLEMKKYCPFCHKHTVHKETR; this is encoded by the coding sequence ATGAGAGTAAAAGTGATACTAGCGTGTACAGATTGTAAACAAAGAAATTACAATACAATGAAAAACAAGAAAAATGATCCAGATAGATTAGAAATGAAAAAGTATTGTCCTTTTTGTCATAAACACACAGTTCATAAAGAAACTAGATAA
- the tuf gene encoding elongation factor Tu: MSKEKYERTKPHVNIGTIGHVDHGKTTLTAAITMVLSKEGKAAATKYDEIDKAPEEKERGITINTAHVEYETDKRHYAHVDCPGHADYVKNMITGAAQMDGAILVVSAADGPMPQTREHILLASRVGVQYIVVFLNKSDQVDDPELLELVEMEVRELLSEYGFPGDDVPIIVGSALKVLENPDDPETTKCIHELMDAVDEYIPTPERPTDKDFLMPIEDVFTITGRGTVATGRVESGVLKIGDELEIVGLKEEKKKTTCTGVEMFRKLLDQAMAGDNIGVLLRGIQRDEVERGQVLAKPGTVHPHKKFVGQVYVLKKEEGGRHTPFFNGYRPQFYFRTTDVTGSIALPEGVEMVMPGDHIDMNVELITPVAMHEGLRFAIREGGRTVGSGVVTTITE, from the coding sequence ATGTCAAAAGAAAAATATGAAAGAACCAAACCACATGTAAACATAGGAACAATAGGACACGTAGACCATGGTAAGACAACATTAACAGCAGCAATAACAATGGTATTGTCAAAAGAGGGAAAAGCAGCAGCAACAAAGTATGATGAAATAGATAAAGCACCAGAAGAAAAAGAAAGAGGAATAACAATAAATACAGCGCATGTAGAATATGAGACAGACAAGAGACACTATGCTCATGTAGACTGCCCAGGACATGCAGATTATGTAAAGAACATGATAACAGGAGCAGCACAGATGGATGGAGCAATCCTAGTAGTAAGTGCAGCAGATGGTCCAATGCCACAGACAAGAGAACATATATTGTTAGCAAGCAGAGTAGGAGTACAGTATATAGTAGTATTCTTAAATAAGTCAGACCAGGTAGATGATCCAGAATTACTAGAATTAGTAGAGATGGAAGTAAGAGAGTTATTAAGTGAGTATGGATTCCCAGGAGACGACGTACCAATAATAGTAGGAAGTGCATTAAAGGTATTAGAGAACCCAGATGATCCAGAAACAACAAAATGCATACATGAATTAATGGATGCAGTAGATGAATATATACCAACACCAGAAAGACCAACAGATAAAGACTTCTTAATGCCAATAGAAGATGTATTCACAATAACAGGAAGAGGAACAGTAGCAACAGGAAGAGTAGAAAGTGGAGTATTAAAAATCGGAGACGAATTAGAGATAGTAGGATTAAAGGAAGAAAAGAAGAAGACAACATGTACAGGAGTAGAGATGTTTAGAAAACTTCTAGACCAGGCAATGGCAGGAGATAACATCGGAGTACTATTAAGAGGAATACAGAGGGACGAAGTAGAAAGAGGTCAAGTACTAGCAAAACCAGGAACAGTACATCCTCATAAGAAATTTGTAGGTCAGGTATATGTACTTAAGAAAGAAGAAGGCGGAAGACATACACCATTCTTCAATGGATACAGACCACAATTTTACTTCAGAACAACAGATGTAACAGGATCAATCGCTTTACCAGAAGGAGTAGAAATGGTAATGCCAGGAGATCACATAGACATGAACGTAGAACTTATAACACCAGTAGCAATGCATGAAGGATTAAGATTTGCAATAAGAGAAGGCGGAAGAACAGTTGGTTCAGGTGTTGTTACTACAATAACTGAGTAA
- the sigH gene encoding RNA polymerase sporulation sigma factor SigH, which yields MDNRSYNARKVSPFEEKLDEEIVIEAKKGDVSAQEYLINKYGNFVKSKSKSYFLIGADKEDIYQEGMIGLYKAIRDFKPDKLSSFKAFAELCVTRQIITAIKTATRQKHIPLNTYISLNKPIYDEESDRTLLDVLSETKVADPEELVIGREELNHIQSEIGEVLSNLEMEVLMSYVDGKSYQEIACDLDRHAKSIDNALQRVKRKLEKCLIHK from the coding sequence TTGGATAATAGGAGTTATAATGCTAGGAAAGTTTCCCCCTTTGAAGAAAAATTAGATGAAGAAATAGTTATTGAAGCAAAAAAAGGGGATGTAAGTGCTCAAGAGTACCTGATAAATAAATATGGAAATTTTGTTAAATCAAAATCAAAGTCATATTTTTTAATCGGTGCGGATAAGGAGGATATCTACCAAGAAGGTATGATAGGTTTATATAAGGCTATAAGAGATTTTAAACCAGATAAGTTATCATCTTTTAAAGCTTTTGCAGAACTTTGCGTGACCCGTCAAATAATAACTGCTATAAAAACTGCTACTAGACAGAAGCATATTCCATTAAATACATATATATCTTTAAATAAGCCTATATATGATGAAGAATCAGATAGAACTTTATTGGATGTTTTGTCTGAAACTAAGGTGGCAGATCCCGAAGAACTTGTAATTGGAAGGGAAGAGCTAAATCATATACAAAGTGAAATAGGAGAAGTGTTGTCAAATTTAGAAATGGAAGTACTTATGTCTTATGTGGATGGGAAGTCATATCAAGAAATTGCATGTGATTTAGATAGACATGCCAAGTCTATAGATAATGCTTTACAGAGAGTTAAAAGAAAATTGGAAAAATGTTTAATTCATAAATAA
- a CDS encoding NYN domain-containing protein codes for MRNIFVDGYNVINSWPKLNNIKNYSLETARQSLIETLSNYSVYKGYKVFIVFDAHMVSGSLEKKEKINKNVVVVFTKENETADSFIERTVNNIGRKNEVFVVTSDSLEQQVTFQRGAVRMSSIEFYHEVNNVENHIKSKIEKKYHEQRNTLEDSIKEDVLEILEKIRKSD; via the coding sequence TTGAGAAATATTTTTGTAGATGGATATAATGTTATAAATAGTTGGCCTAAGTTAAATAATATAAAAAATTATAGCCTTGAAACCGCAAGACAGTCGCTTATAGAAACTTTAAGCAATTATTCGGTATATAAGGGCTATAAAGTTTTTATAGTATTTGATGCCCATATGGTATCGGGAAGCTTAGAAAAAAAAGAAAAAATTAATAAAAATGTTGTAGTAGTATTTACTAAAGAGAATGAGACGGCAGATAGTTTTATAGAAAGAACTGTAAACAATATAGGACGTAAAAATGAGGTATTTGTAGTAACTTCTGATTCGCTGGAACAGCAAGTAACATTTCAAAGGGGCGCTGTTAGGATGTCTTCTATTGAATTTTATCATGAAGTTAATAATGTTGAGAACCATATAAAAAGTAAAATTGAAAAGAAATATCACGAGCAAAGAAATACTTTGGAGGATAGCATAAAAGAGGATGTATTGGAAATACTTGAAAAGATTCGTAAAAGTGACTAA
- the rlmB gene encoding 23S rRNA (guanosine(2251)-2'-O)-methyltransferase RlmB, whose product MKNKYKKSTNLTDKTEFREDLIEGRNAVIEALKSSNTTIEQIFLAEGNMSGSINIILAKAKEKHIVVKQVDRKKLDKISQTGAHQGVIAQITPYKYCEVEDILEYAREKKEAPFIIVLDEIEDPHNFGAIIRTAEICGAHGIIIPKRRNVGITPVVYKSSVGAAEYMKICKVTNLNTTIEKLKKDGIWVYGADMSGENYCFDVDFKGPAALIIGSEGRGIAKLTKEKCDVLVKIPMVGRVSSLNASVAGGILMYEILKQRIKCGRS is encoded by the coding sequence ATGAAAAATAAGTATAAAAAATCAACGAACTTGACAGATAAAACTGAGTTTAGAGAGGATTTAATTGAAGGCAGAAATGCAGTTATTGAAGCTTTAAAATCAAGTAATACAACTATAGAACAGATTTTTCTTGCAGAGGGAAATATGTCAGGTTCTATAAATATAATACTTGCTAAAGCTAAAGAGAAGCATATAGTTGTAAAACAGGTGGATAGAAAAAAGTTAGACAAAATTTCCCAAACAGGAGCACATCAAGGAGTAATTGCACAGATAACTCCCTATAAATACTGTGAAGTAGAGGATATACTAGAATACGCCAGAGAAAAAAAGGAAGCTCCTTTTATAATTGTATTAGATGAAATAGAAGATCCCCATAACTTTGGTGCAATAATAAGAACTGCTGAAATATGCGGTGCTCATGGAATTATAATACCTAAAAGAAGAAATGTGGGAATTACGCCTGTAGTATATAAATCCTCTGTAGGAGCAGCAGAGTATATGAAAATATGTAAAGTTACAAATTTAAATACTACAATAGAAAAATTAAAGAAAGATGGTATATGGGTATATGGGGCTGATATGAGTGGAGAAAATTATTGCTTTGATGTCGATTTTAAGGGACCTGCGGCTTTAATAATAGGAAGTGAAGGAAGAGGAATAGCTAAATTGACTAAAGAAAAATGTGATGTGCTGGTAAAGATACCTATGGTAGGAAGAGTATCATCCTTAAATGCTTCTGTGGCAGGTGGCATATTGATGTATGAAATATTAAAGCAAAGAATAAAATGTGGTAGAAGTTGA
- a CDS encoding Mini-ribonuclease 3 has product MENDLLEIRMSEAEVRQMSPLALAFIGDAVYEVFVRTYLASEHRNMSVHNLHVEAIKFVKAHSQSEVIKKLEQELSDREMYFFKKGRNAKSGTVPKNADVQEYRFATGFETLIGFLYLIGNRDRLNYLFRFIINLKNKGGF; this is encoded by the coding sequence ATGGAAAATGATTTGTTAGAGATAAGAATGAGTGAAGCAGAGGTAAGACAGATGAGTCCCCTTGCACTTGCGTTTATTGGAGATGCTGTATATGAGGTGTTTGTAAGAACTTACTTAGCCAGTGAACACAGAAATATGTCTGTACACAATTTGCATGTGGAAGCTATAAAATTTGTAAAGGCACATTCTCAAAGTGAAGTTATAAAAAAACTGGAACAAGAGTTATCTGATAGAGAAATGTATTTTTTTAAAAAAGGACGAAACGCTAAGTCAGGGACAGTTCCTAAAAATGCAGATGTACAGGAGTATAGATTTGCAACTGGATTTGAAACATTAATTGGCTTTTTATATTTAATAGGTAACCGAGATAGATTAAATTATTTATTTAGGTTTATAATAAACTTGAAGAATAAAGGGGGATTTTAA